The Pseudomonas sp. SCB32 DNA window GATGACCTCACTGAAATCCATCGCGAGCTCGAAGTTGCGCGCCGGCAACAGCGTGCGCTAGAGCCGATAGCAGATCTATGGTCGCGCTACCAATCGCTTGAGAGCCAAGCAAGTGAGAAGGCAACCCTGCAGCGACTTGTGCCTGTTTGGTATGCGGAGCAGGGGCACCGTTTGTGGCTAGCGGAGACTGAGCGTCTGCGGATCGAGCATCGACAGGCCGAGGCGGAGGTGGCCTCTGCGCATGAGCTCCTCGAAGCACAGAGGCGGCGCGCTGGCGGGTTACGACAGCTCTATCTACTGAAAGGCGGCACCAACATTGACCAGCTGAGAGCGCGCGTGCGTGATTGGAGCGCAATTTCATCGCGGCTTGAACTAGCCTCACGGCAGTATCAGTCGCTTGCTCGGAATCTAGGTCTGCCAGGGGAGCTCGACTCATCGATATTGCGTGAGAACCAGGTTAAGGCAGAGGCGCGGCTTGTTACTCTGAGGTCAGATCTGGAGCAAGCCAAAATGACGTCCTTCCAATTGGGCGTCGTAGAGACTGAACAGTCGACCTTGCTCGCAAGACTTAAGACTGAACGACAAGAGGTTGAGCGTCGTCCCGGGTCAAATTTGCGCCCTAATTTCCAGAGTCTTCGCTCTGATTTAGCCATGGAGCTTGGTCTCGACGAAACCGCGCTGCCGTTTGTGGCAGAACTCGTCCAGGTCAAGAGCGAAGAGCATCGTTGGAGAGGGGCCATCGAGCGGGCAATCGGTGGTCACCGACTGCGGATTCTGGTGCCACCGGAGTCTATCGGACGGGCGCTTCGTTGGATCAATAATCGGCATAACCGACTGCACGTTCGTTTGTTGGAGGTGAAGCGTCCTGAGTCAGCTGCGGCCTTCATGCCGGATGGCTTTACTCGAAAACTCACATACAAGGATCACCCCTACCGAGAGGCGCTTAAGGTACTTCTTGCTGAGAATGATCGGCACTGCGTCGACGGCCCAGAGGTGCTGAGATCTACACCTCATGCGATGACTGCTGAAGGCCTCATGTCGGGTAAAGCCAGCTTTTACGATAAGCAGGACCAGTCGCGTTTGGAAGACGATTGGCTCACGGGCTTCGATAACCGCGACCGCTTGGCCCAGTTGGCTAGTCAAATTCATGAGGTCAGCGACCGGCAATTGCACGCTGCTCAAGAGCTCAAAAATGCTCTAACAGCAGTTAGCTTGCTTGAGGGCCAAATTACGGCCTTGGAGCAAATCGCCAAGGTCGATTTCGCGGGAATAGACCTTCCTGGAGCGCAGAAGCAGCTCGACGAGCTGAATCAGGGGATCCAGGAGCTGTTGCGGCCTGACACTGACCTTGCGGCGGCAAAAATAGCCGTGGATCAGGCTGAGGAGCTGATCCGTGGGCTAGATCAGCAGCACCAAAAGGCGATCGCGAAGAGGGCCACGGTGAATACCAGCCTAGACCAGGCTGCATCGAGTACTCGCAAGGCCTTTAATCAGTCTGAAGCAGGGATGAGCGACCAGGAGCGTGAGCTCGCGATTAGATACTTGCCAGAGGTCGCGCCGAAGTACTTGGCAGAGATCGGCGAGCTTGAGCTGCAATTCACTCGAGACCTGCAGAGTGAGATCAGCGGCTTCAAGGACAGACTCAGCAAGATTCAATCTGAGCTTGCAAGAAAAATGTCGGATGCGCTGAAAGAGGATACCGGAGCACTGGTAGACGTGGGGCGAGAGCTCGATGACGTGCACAAGTACTTGGATCGGCTGAAGGTACTCACCGAAGAGGCCTTGCCAGAGAAGCTGAAGCGATTCCGAGACTACCTAAACCGCTCCTCCGATGATGGTGTGACTCAGTTACTGAGTTACATCGAGCAGCAGGTCGCGCTGATTGAGGAGCGACTGGACGATCTGAATAGCACGATGTGCCGGGTCGATTTCCAGACAGGGCGGTACCTGAGATTGATCGCAAATAAGGTCTCGCATGACAGCATTCGTTCACTACAGCGTGCGCAACGTGCCCTCAATTCGGCCAGGTTCATAGAGGACGAAGGGGAGAGCCACTACAAGGCCCTGCGAGAGCTTGTGGTGATTCTGCGGGAGGCTTGTGAGCGGAATCGGACTCAGGCCGCTCGTGCGTTGCTTGATCCGCGCTTCCGGCTGGAGTTCGCAGTCTCTGTGATCGATCGAGAGACAGGTAATACGATTGAAACCCGGACCGGCTCGCAAGGTGGGAGTGGTGGCGAGAAAGAGATCATCGCCTCCCATGTCTTAACTGCATCGCTGAGCTATGCCCTGTGCCCAGACGGGAGTAGAAGACCACTTTTTGGCTCCATCATCCTGGATGAAGCGTTCTCCCGCAGCTCTCATGCCGTAGCGGCTCGAATCATCGGGGCGCTCCGTGAGTTCGGCTTGCATGCCATCTTCATCACTCCAAACAAGGAAATGCGGCTACTGCGCCACCACACTCGATCGGCGATCGTAGTTCACAGGAACGGCATGGATTCCAGTTTGGTCTCCCTTAGCTGGGAAGCGTTGGACGAACACTATCAACAGCGGATGAAGGTGCAGAGTGAAATCACCACTTGAGATCAGCCGAAAGCTAGCTCGTCAGTGGTATCAGTCAGAGACCCGTAGCAAGCGACTTCTTGGCCTAAGTGAGTGGCCGTTGTGCATACGAATCGGGGCTGCCTCTGCTAGGGAGTTTTCGCAGGATCCCGGCGCCGTACAGCGCCATGCTGATGCTTGGAAGTCGGTGCCAGTTGGAACGGTGAAGTGGGAGCCAGTCAGCTATCGCGCTGGAGCTGAACCAGTTCCGCTTCCTTCGCAGTGGTGTCTACGCACGCCATCCGAATGGATCGCTGCAACGATGGATATGGCGATAGGCAAAGAGTATGCAGATCTTGAGCACATCGTTGAGTGCACCGATGTGACCTTCAGGGCATTGCTCGTTACTCAGCGCAGCCTCTGGATCAAGAAAAATCCAACGGAGGTCATTGCAGCCGCAGATTTGGCCTTACGTCTCGAGCCGGGGTGTGCGATGGGGCGGCCACTGCGATTGTTGGCCGAGCATGGCGTGGATACGAAGTTCTTCGAGCGTAATGCTGGACTGCTTACTCGGCTACTGGATGAGCGTTTTCAGGGAGTGCCGTCTGAGCTGGGGCTCACTACCTTCCTTGGGGCCCTGGAAGAGAACGAACACTGGGTACTGGTTGCACCTCTGTGTGATGGACTGCTTCCCTTTAAGAAGCTTCGCCTCACAACCGCTGAGCTCATGGAGTCTCGGCTTCCAGGGGCTCGGCTGATGGTCATTGAGAACGAAAAATGCCTTCACCAACTGCCTGAGCTTGACGACACCGTCGCGGTTCTTGGTTGTGGTCTCGATCTGCAGTGGATGGCAGCATCCTGGTTGCGAGAGAAGCAGCTTGCTTATTGGGGGGATATCGATAGCTGGGGCTTGCTAATGCTAAGTAGTGCCCGAGAGTTCTGTCCTGATATCTCTGCTCTTCTCATGTCAAGAGATGTGTATGAGTTATACGGCTCTAGGTCTGCAGTCGAAGAGCCCGTCACGGCTCAGGCGTTTCCTCCATCCGGACTTTGCAGTGAGGAAAAGGATCTTTACTCAGACTTGTTAGGGCTGAAAAAGGGGCGCTTGGAGCAGGAGTATTTGCCCTCAGTTGCTGTAGAGGCGGCAATATGTCAGTGGATAGACAGGTGTTCAAATGATCTGTAGTGGCCGCTCATGACGCCAAAGTAGCAGCCTAAGTAGAGGTGAGTACTACGCCGGGGCTGCTTTGTTACTGAATCCGGGCCCCAAAATCGGTCCAGACTAGCAACACTGCGAGTGCAGGGGGATCCTCTGGCTTGCCGGTCCGCTGGGGCTTCCGATGATCTATAGGAAAAGTGGTTGCAATGGCTTCCAGGTATCTGATTTCAGATGTTAGGAGGTAGATGGTGGCATGGGCATAGCCATCGTCGACAGCCCGTTATTTGGTGTTTCCCACGTGGCAGCCGAGAGTGATCGAGTAAGGTAAGTAATTGGTTGTTCTTCAGTAGAAATTCCCTACCTCAGAGAGTTTCATAAGCCCATCGAGCTTCTCTCCTAAAAGCTGCCATGCCTCTGTTTTTTCCTTGGCGTAGTCGTGGTGCAGGTAATGCCGGCGTACCTTGGAACCGCCCAGCAGGTGGTTCTGGCAGCGATCGATGATCTCCAGCGTCACACCGAGCTCCTGCATCATGGTAGCGCCTGTGCGACGCAAGTCATGAGGCGTCCACTCACCTTTAGCGCCTCTGCTCAGCACTAGTGAGTCATCGTGATGGCGGCCGGCTACTCCAGGATGACGGAACGTTTCTGTTCCGGGTCCATACGCTTGGGTAGGCTGTTGGGGCGGCGGGCGTTGATCAGGCGGGCGAAGTCATGGGCGACGAACCAGGGTTGGCGTTCGATCAGGATCGCGCGCAGTTGGTAGGTGTGGTGTTGGAAAACGACAGGCTTGTAAGCGTCTTGCATGGTGAGGCTCCATCTACGAGGTTGAGGAGCCGCCACACGTCGTCGCTATTCGAAGGGTGGCGGACCGCGCAGGGTTAGCGAACCGGGAGATGGAACCGGCAGACCCGAGGGTCTCCCCGCGCGATCCGCCATAGAGCCAGTAGTGAATACTGCAGGCGTGAAAGGGCCTACAGGAAATATTCGCTCTTTCCTGCATGCGCTTTCAGCGCAATCGCGCCATCTCTACAAGTCGCTAAACGTGGCCACGGGATTGACCGTGACGGC harbors:
- a CDS encoding Wadjet anti-phage system protein JetD domain-containing protein, which produces MKSPLEISRKLARQWYQSETRSKRLLGLSEWPLCIRIGAASAREFSQDPGAVQRHADAWKSVPVGTVKWEPVSYRAGAEPVPLPSQWCLRTPSEWIAATMDMAIGKEYADLEHIVECTDVTFRALLVTQRSLWIKKNPTEVIAAADLALRLEPGCAMGRPLRLLAEHGVDTKFFERNAGLLTRLLDERFQGVPSELGLTTFLGALEENEHWVLVAPLCDGLLPFKKLRLTTAELMESRLPGARLMVIENEKCLHQLPELDDTVAVLGCGLDLQWMAASWLREKQLAYWGDIDSWGLLMLSSAREFCPDISALLMSRDVYELYGSRSAVEEPVTAQAFPPSGLCSEEKDLYSDLLGLKKGRLEQEYLPSVAVEAAICQWIDRCSNDL
- a CDS encoding ATP-binding protein, with protein sequence MKQEAFWRDNETFVLTSVEMFNWGGFQGFHRAPIDGAGTAVIGPTGSGKTTLVDALMTLICANPRYNLASTGGHDSDRDLASYVRGVTGPGDGSAGQSHIARSGKAITGISATLNRESGMVRLGALLWFEGTSSSSTDMKKLWIFSTSPDHTLEHWLSVQHEGGMAALNKMGSSEAGIWTYQSKKQYLARLRDFFEVGENAFNLLNRASGLKQLNSIDEIFRELVLDDRAAFDRAAEVADSFDDLTEIHRELEVARRQQRALEPIADLWSRYQSLESQASEKATLQRLVPVWYAEQGHRLWLAETERLRIEHRQAEAEVASAHELLEAQRRRAGGLRQLYLLKGGTNIDQLRARVRDWSAISSRLELASRQYQSLARNLGLPGELDSSILRENQVKAEARLVTLRSDLEQAKMTSFQLGVVETEQSTLLARLKTERQEVERRPGSNLRPNFQSLRSDLAMELGLDETALPFVAELVQVKSEEHRWRGAIERAIGGHRLRILVPPESIGRALRWINNRHNRLHVRLLEVKRPESAAAFMPDGFTRKLTYKDHPYREALKVLLAENDRHCVDGPEVLRSTPHAMTAEGLMSGKASFYDKQDQSRLEDDWLTGFDNRDRLAQLASQIHEVSDRQLHAAQELKNALTAVSLLEGQITALEQIAKVDFAGIDLPGAQKQLDELNQGIQELLRPDTDLAAAKIAVDQAEELIRGLDQQHQKAIAKRATVNTSLDQAASSTRKAFNQSEAGMSDQERELAIRYLPEVAPKYLAEIGELELQFTRDLQSEISGFKDRLSKIQSELARKMSDALKEDTGALVDVGRELDDVHKYLDRLKVLTEEALPEKLKRFRDYLNRSSDDGVTQLLSYIEQQVALIEERLDDLNSTMCRVDFQTGRYLRLIANKVSHDSIRSLQRAQRALNSARFIEDEGESHYKALRELVVILREACERNRTQAARALLDPRFRLEFAVSVIDRETGNTIETRTGSQGGSGGEKEIIASHVLTASLSYALCPDGSRRPLFGSIILDEAFSRSSHAVAARIIGALREFGLHAIFITPNKEMRLLRHHTRSAIVVHRNGMDSSLVSLSWEALDEHYQQRMKVQSEITT